One genomic window of Cricetulus griseus strain 17A/GY chromosome 3, alternate assembly CriGri-PICRH-1.0, whole genome shotgun sequence includes the following:
- the LOC100751222 gene encoding olfactory receptor 5V1 — MDVYNLTTVTQFILIGLSDLPEVCYPLFMVFVIIYQITLLGNGAILLAIVTERKLQTPMYYLLANLSLLDIFCPSATVPKLLKNLLTEDHSISFVGCALQLYFLVGLVGTEVFLLAVMAYDRYVAICFPLRYSLIMTKVRCVQLLFGTWTAGFLNSFLHTMSTFSLSFCKSNRVNQYYCDIPPVVALSCSSTYVEEMLILVVGGILGIGAFLTTLISYIYIVSTILKIQSVEGKRKAFSTCASHLLVVFLFYGTAIFTYIVPFSSQYSPARDRLISMLYAVITPMLNPIIYSLRNTEVKGALKTVFHLRMFSQKA, encoded by the coding sequence ATGGATGTCTACAATCTTACAACAGTGACTCAGTTCATCCTCATAGGGCTCTCTGACCTCCCTGAGGTGTGTTACCCTCTCTTCATGGTCTTTGTCATCATCTATCAGATCACTTTGCTGGGAAACGGGGCCATCCTCTTGGCCATAGTGACAGAGAGAAAGCTTCAAACTCCCATGTATTACCTGCTGGCAAATCTGTCTCTGCTAGACATATTCTGCCCATCAGCTACTGTCCCCAAGTTGCTCAAGAATCTCTTGACTGAGGATCACAGCATTTCGTTTGTTGGGTGTGCTTTGCAGCTCTATTTCCTGGTTGGTCTAGTTGGGACTGAAGTTTTCTTGCTGGCCGTGATGGCCTATGACCGGTATGTGGCCATATGCTTCCCTCTGCGTTACTCCCTCATCATGACCAAGGTTCGCTGTGTACAACTGCTGTTTGGAACCTGGACAGCTGGGTTTCTCAACTCCTTTCTCCACACAATGTCTACCTTTAGCCTGTCTTTCTGTAAGTCCAATCGAGTTAACCAGTACTACTGTGATATCCCACCTGTGGTGGCTCTGTCGTGCTCATCCACCTATGTGGAAGAAATGCTTATTTTAGTGGTAGGGGGTATTTTGGGGATTGGCGCTTTTCTGACCACTTTGATCTCTTACATATACATTGTCTCCACCATCCTAAAGATCCAATCAGTGGAAGGGAAGCGCAAAGCTTTCTCCACCTGTGCTTCTCATCTTCTTGTAGTCTTCTTGTTCTATGGCACAGCCATATTTACCTATATTGTCCCCTTTTCCAGTCAGTACTCTCCTGCCAGAGACAGACTCATCTCTATGCTGTATGCAGTCATTACCCCTATGTTAAACCCCATTATTTACAGCCTGAGAAACACAGAAGTCAAAGGAGCACTTAAAACAGTTTTTCATCTTAGGATGTTCTCACAGAAAGCATGA